In the genome of Cronobacter malonaticus LMG 23826, one region contains:
- the raiA gene encoding ribosome-associated translation inhibitor RaiA translates to MTMNITSKQMDITPAIRQHVADRLAKLEKWQTHLINPHIILSKEPQGFVADATINTPNGHLVASAKHEDMYTAINELINKLERQLNKVQHKGEARRTTGSVKDANFAEVEEEE, encoded by the coding sequence ATGACAATGAACATTACCAGCAAACAGATGGACATCACCCCCGCTATCCGCCAGCACGTCGCCGACCGTCTCGCCAAACTTGAAAAATGGCAAACTCATCTGATTAATCCGCATATCATTTTATCTAAAGAACCCCAGGGGTTCGTCGCTGACGCCACCATCAATACGCCTAACGGCCATCTGGTCGCCAGCGCCAAACATGAAGATATGTACACGGCCATTAACGAACTCATTAACAAGCTGGAAAGGCAACTGAACAAGGTGCAACACAAAGGCGAAGCCCGCCGCACCACAGGCTCCGTTAAAGACGCCAACTTCGCCGAAGTCGAAGAAGAAGAGTAA
- the pheL gene encoding pheA operon leader peptide PheL, whose amino-acid sequence MKQHAFFFAFFFTFP is encoded by the coding sequence ATGAAGCAACACGCGTTTTTCTTCGCTTTCTTTTTTACCTTCCCCTGA
- the aroF gene encoding 3-deoxy-7-phosphoheptulonate synthase AroF: MQKDALNNVHIADEQVLITPDQLKAQFPLTVEQEAQIARSRQTISDIIAGRDPRLLVVCGPCSIHDPEAAMEYARRFKALSEQVSDSLYLVMRVYFEKPRTTVGWKGLINDPHMDGSFDVEAGLKIARRLLVDLVSLGLPLATEALDPNSPQYLGDLFSWSAIGARTTESQTHREMASGLSMPVGFKNGTDGSLATAINAMRAAAMPHRFVGINQAGQVCLLQTQGNPDGHVILRGGKAPNYSPADVAQCEKEMEQAGLRPALMIDCSHGNSNKDYRRQPGVAESAVAQIKDGNRSIIGLMIESHLHEGNQSSEQPRSAMKYGVSVTDACISWETTEALLRELHQSLRGALAARLA, translated from the coding sequence ATGCAAAAAGACGCGCTGAATAACGTTCATATCGCCGATGAACAAGTGTTAATCACTCCGGATCAACTTAAAGCCCAGTTCCCGCTGACCGTTGAACAGGAGGCGCAGATTGCGCGCTCTCGCCAGACCATTTCCGATATCATCGCCGGTCGCGATCCGCGCCTGCTGGTGGTGTGTGGACCTTGCTCGATCCACGATCCTGAAGCCGCGATGGAGTATGCTCGTCGATTTAAAGCCCTGTCCGAACAGGTCAGCGATAGTCTTTACCTTGTCATGCGCGTCTATTTTGAAAAGCCCCGTACCACGGTTGGCTGGAAAGGGCTGATTAACGATCCGCATATGGATGGCTCGTTTGATGTGGAAGCGGGGCTGAAAATCGCGCGCCGCCTGCTGGTGGATCTTGTGAGCCTTGGCTTGCCGCTCGCGACCGAAGCGCTCGATCCGAACAGCCCGCAATACTTAGGCGATCTCTTTAGCTGGTCCGCGATTGGCGCGCGTACCACGGAATCGCAGACGCACCGCGAAATGGCGTCCGGCCTCTCTATGCCGGTCGGCTTTAAAAACGGCACCGACGGCAGCCTTGCGACCGCGATTAACGCGATGCGTGCTGCCGCGATGCCGCACCGTTTTGTCGGCATCAATCAGGCAGGCCAGGTTTGCCTGCTGCAAACCCAGGGCAACCCGGATGGCCACGTGATCCTGCGCGGCGGCAAAGCGCCGAACTACAGCCCGGCGGATGTCGCACAGTGTGAAAAAGAGATGGAGCAGGCGGGCCTGCGTCCGGCGCTGATGATCGACTGCAGCCACGGCAACTCCAATAAAGATTACCGCCGCCAGCCGGGCGTCGCGGAATCCGCGGTGGCGCAAATCAAAGACGGCAACCGTTCTATTATTGGTCTGATGATTGAAAGCCACCTTCACGAAGGCAATCAGTCCTCCGAACAGCCGCGCAGCGCCATGAAATACGGCGTTTCGGTTACCGACGCCTGCATCAGCTGGGAAACCACCGAGGCGCTGCTGCGCGAGCTTCATCAGAGTCTGCGAGGGGCGCTGGCGGCGCGCCTGGCGTAA
- the bamD gene encoding outer membrane protein assembly factor BamD has translation MTRMKYLVAAATLSLALAGCSGSKEEVPDNPPSEIYATAQQKLQDGNWKAAITQLEALDNRYPFGPYSQQVQLDLIYAYYKNADLPLAQAAIDRFIRLNPTHPNIDYVIYMRGLTNMALDDSALQGFFGVDRSDRDPQHARDAFRDFSKLVRGYPQSQYATDATKRLVYLKDRLSKYELSVAQYYTKRGAWVAVVNRVEGMLRDYPDTQATHEGLGLMENAYRELQLNAQADKVAKLIAANNTGS, from the coding sequence ATGACGCGCATGAAATATCTGGTGGCAGCCGCCACGTTGAGCCTGGCTTTGGCGGGCTGCTCCGGTTCTAAGGAAGAGGTGCCCGATAATCCGCCTTCAGAGATCTACGCGACTGCGCAGCAAAAGCTGCAGGACGGTAACTGGAAAGCGGCAATAACGCAACTGGAAGCGTTAGATAACCGTTATCCGTTTGGCCCTTATTCTCAGCAGGTACAGCTGGATCTGATCTACGCCTATTATAAAAATGCCGATCTGCCGCTGGCCCAGGCCGCTATTGACCGCTTTATTCGCCTTAACCCGACCCACCCGAATATCGACTACGTGATCTACATGCGCGGCCTGACCAATATGGCGCTTGATGACAGCGCGCTGCAGGGCTTCTTCGGTGTCGATCGCAGCGACCGCGATCCACAGCATGCGCGCGACGCGTTCCGCGACTTCTCGAAGCTGGTTCGCGGCTATCCGCAGAGCCAGTACGCCACCGACGCCACCAAACGTCTGGTCTATCTGAAAGACCGTCTGTCGAAATATGAGCTTTCCGTTGCGCAATATTACACCAAACGCGGCGCATGGGTGGCGGTTGTGAACCGTGTGGAAGGTATGCTGCGTGATTACCCGGATACTCAGGCGACTCATGAAGGGCTGGGCCTGATGGAAAACGCCTATCGCGAGCTGCAGCTCAACGCGCAGGCGGATAAAGTGGCGAAGCTTATCGCCGCGAATAACACCGGCTCCTGA
- a CDS encoding SMP-30/gluconolactonase/LRE family protein yields MAQPQLLFDYTGHLPECPTWDAQEQALYWADILEQEIHRYQPQSGEHRVWQFPEEVGCFALREKGGFIVALRSGIWLADERGILGQKVCDNPNNPALARFNDGGTDHDGRFYAGTFWAPGDYKGALLVRVDNDLSAHVIQSDIHGANGLAFSPDRRWMYTSDTPKGVIYRTPLDELGEPGKREIFKTFGEGEGIPDGAALDVEGCYWTAMYDGHRIARFSPDGEQLEEHRLPVRCPTMACFGGPEMKTLYITTTRENMDMEELEKFPLSGALFTLEVSVAGLPKPRFKG; encoded by the coding sequence ATGGCGCAACCGCAGCTGTTGTTTGATTACACCGGCCATCTGCCGGAATGCCCGACCTGGGACGCGCAGGAGCAGGCGCTCTACTGGGCCGATATCCTGGAGCAGGAGATCCATCGCTATCAGCCGCAAAGCGGCGAACACCGCGTCTGGCAGTTCCCGGAAGAGGTGGGCTGTTTCGCGTTGCGTGAGAAGGGCGGTTTTATCGTCGCGCTGCGCAGCGGCATCTGGCTTGCCGACGAGCGCGGCATTCTGGGGCAGAAGGTTTGCGATAACCCCAATAACCCGGCGCTGGCGCGCTTTAACGACGGCGGCACCGACCACGATGGACGCTTTTACGCGGGCACCTTCTGGGCGCCTGGCGATTACAAAGGCGCGCTGCTGGTGCGTGTAGATAATGACCTGAGCGCGCATGTTATCCAGAGCGATATTCACGGTGCGAACGGCCTTGCCTTCAGCCCTGACAGACGCTGGATGTATACCTCCGATACGCCCAAAGGCGTCATTTACCGCACGCCGCTTGATGAACTCGGCGAACCGGGCAAACGCGAAATTTTCAAAACCTTTGGCGAAGGTGAAGGCATTCCTGATGGCGCTGCGCTGGATGTGGAAGGCTGCTACTGGACGGCGATGTATGACGGCCATCGCATCGCGCGGTTTTCCCCAGACGGCGAGCAGCTTGAGGAGCACCGCCTGCCGGTGCGCTGCCCGACGATGGCCTGTTTTGGCGGCCCGGAGATGAAAACGCTCTATATCACCACTACGCGGGAAAATATGGATATGGAGGAGCTGGAAAAATTCCCGCTCTCGGGCGCGCTCTTTACGCTTGAGGTCAGCGTTGCGGGGCTGCCGAAGCCGCGATTCAAAGGATAA
- a CDS encoding lysozyme inhibitor LprI family protein, translating into MKATLRLTSLRRLALCVTLACGAAPAIGASFDCDKAGTPVEHAICQQTSLGELDSKISDSYLRATSSMTVQDAAALRAEQRAWLKTRNACAGNASELNACLMATMKPRAEQLEQIARRANHDFDTAVSLIPTAPATAADKLRQYQTPLASAWLVYLNRFVPASGVTAQEANKRHQMALDGLKDDDFAYSIMKDIDRDPKEGKDRAVLTLLRMNIERLDYENDSDRPYVHCFIFPAQGQAAYEAFGALYGSSRDGAAPVCAPQAAIFSTPAWKALNDAFSDALSKASEGAGTIQHASYADWRIFELHVTVKPEDYLNPSEPAQKPRDSEKEIREWKDETAWPKAQREKVLAALEPARKATAQWLQNDRGWTPENARKAAENIVREWVDDRVTFIDGSTWTGE; encoded by the coding sequence ATGAAAGCCACCCTTCGGTTGACGTCGCTTCGTCGTCTTGCGCTCTGCGTGACACTCGCCTGTGGCGCTGCGCCTGCCATCGGCGCGTCGTTTGATTGTGATAAAGCAGGCACGCCTGTTGAACACGCCATCTGCCAGCAAACGTCGCTCGGCGAACTCGACAGCAAAATCAGCGACAGCTACCTGCGCGCGACGAGCAGTATGACCGTACAGGATGCCGCGGCGTTACGCGCAGAACAGCGCGCGTGGCTTAAAACGCGCAACGCCTGCGCGGGTAACGCGAGTGAGCTGAACGCATGTCTCATGGCTACTATGAAACCCCGCGCTGAACAGCTTGAGCAAATTGCGCGCCGCGCTAACCATGATTTCGATACGGCGGTGAGCCTTATCCCGACAGCTCCGGCCACGGCGGCTGATAAGCTGCGCCAGTACCAGACACCGCTGGCCTCTGCATGGCTGGTCTATCTCAACCGTTTCGTGCCCGCCAGTGGCGTGACGGCGCAGGAGGCCAATAAGCGTCACCAGATGGCCCTGGACGGGCTTAAGGACGATGATTTCGCTTACTCCATAATGAAAGATATCGACAGAGACCCGAAGGAAGGTAAAGACCGGGCGGTGCTGACGCTGCTGCGTATGAATATCGAAAGGCTGGATTACGAAAACGATAGCGACCGCCCGTACGTTCACTGCTTTATTTTCCCGGCGCAAGGGCAGGCCGCTTATGAAGCGTTTGGCGCGCTGTATGGTTCGTCACGCGACGGCGCTGCGCCAGTTTGTGCCCCTCAGGCTGCAATTTTCAGTACGCCTGCCTGGAAGGCGCTTAACGATGCGTTTTCCGATGCGCTGAGCAAAGCGAGTGAAGGCGCCGGGACGATTCAGCATGCCAGCTATGCGGACTGGCGTATTTTTGAGCTGCACGTGACCGTTAAGCCAGAGGATTACCTCAACCCTTCCGAACCGGCTCAAAAACCGCGGGATTCGGAAAAAGAGATCCGCGAGTGGAAAGATGAAACCGCCTGGCCAAAAGCGCAGCGTGAAAAAGTGCTGGCGGCGCTTGAGCCTGCGCGTAAGGCGACCGCACAGTGGCTGCAAAACGATCGCGGCTGGACGCCCGAAAATGCCCGTAAAGCGGCAGAGAACATTGTGCGCGAGTGGGTGGATGACCGCGTTACCTTTATTGACGGATCGACGTGGACCGGCGAGTAG
- the tyrA gene encoding bifunctional chorismate mutase/prephenate dehydrogenase, with protein sequence MVAELTALRDQIDEVDKALLGLLARRLELVAEVGEVKSRYGLPIYVPEREASMLASRRQEAETLGVPPDLIEDVLRRVMRESYSSENDKGFKTLNPALRPVVIVGGGGQMGQLFEKMLALSGYQVRILEQEDWPQAQTLCADAGMVIVSVPVHLTEAIIRKLPALPEDCVLVDLTSVKNVPLQAMLETHSGPVLGLHPMFGPDSGSLAKQVVVYCDGRMPEAYQWFLEQIQVWGARLHRISAVEHDQNMAFIQALRHFATFAYGLHLAEENVQLEQLLALSSPIYRLELAMVGRLFAQDPQLYADIIMSSPGNLALIKRYYQRFGEAIGLLEQGDKRAFIDSFRKVEHWFGDYAKRFQQESRALLRQANDSRQ encoded by the coding sequence ATGGTGGCTGAATTGACCGCGCTGCGCGATCAAATTGATGAAGTGGATAAGGCGCTGCTGGGGCTGCTGGCGCGCCGTCTGGAGCTGGTAGCGGAAGTCGGCGAAGTAAAAAGCCGCTACGGACTGCCGATTTATGTACCGGAGCGCGAGGCCTCTATGCTGGCGTCACGCCGTCAGGAGGCCGAAACGCTCGGCGTGCCGCCGGATCTTATCGAAGACGTATTACGCCGCGTGATGCGCGAATCGTACTCCAGCGAGAACGATAAAGGCTTTAAAACACTTAACCCGGCGCTGCGTCCGGTGGTGATTGTCGGCGGCGGAGGCCAGATGGGCCAGCTGTTTGAAAAAATGCTCGCGCTCTCCGGCTACCAGGTGCGCATTCTGGAGCAGGAAGACTGGCCACAGGCACAGACGCTGTGCGCTGATGCCGGAATGGTGATTGTCAGCGTGCCGGTGCACCTGACCGAAGCGATTATCCGCAAGCTGCCTGCGCTGCCGGAAGATTGCGTACTTGTCGATTTAACCTCAGTGAAAAACGTGCCGCTGCAGGCGATGCTGGAAACGCACTCCGGCCCGGTACTGGGTCTGCACCCGATGTTCGGGCCAGACAGCGGCAGCCTTGCCAAACAGGTGGTGGTTTACTGCGACGGCCGCATGCCGGAGGCGTACCAGTGGTTCCTTGAACAGATTCAGGTGTGGGGCGCGCGGCTGCACCGCATCAGCGCGGTCGAGCACGATCAAAATATGGCGTTTATCCAGGCGCTGCGCCATTTCGCGACGTTTGCCTACGGCCTGCATCTGGCCGAAGAAAACGTACAGCTGGAGCAACTGCTGGCGCTCTCCTCACCGATTTACCGGCTGGAACTGGCGATGGTGGGCCGCCTGTTTGCGCAGGATCCGCAGTTGTATGCCGACATTATTATGTCGTCGCCGGGCAATCTGGCGCTGATTAAGCGTTACTATCAGCGCTTTGGCGAGGCGATCGGCCTGCTGGAGCAGGGCGACAAGCGTGCGTTTATCGACAGCTTCCGGAAAGTTGAACACTGGTTCGGCGATTATGCGAAGCGATTCCAGCAGGAGAGCCGCGCGCTGTTGCGCCAGGCAAACGACAGCCGCCAGTAA
- the pheA gene encoding bifunctional chorismate mutase/prephenate dehydratase — protein sequence MTAENPLLALRDKISALDEQLLALLAQRRALAVEVGKAKLATHRPVRDIDRERDLLEHLISLGKTHHLDAHYITRLFQLIIEDSVLTQQALLQQHLNQTNPHSARIAFLGPKGSYSHLAARQYAARHFDQFIESGCAKFHDIFNQVETGQADYAVVPIENTSSGAINDVYDLLQHTSLSIVGELTLPIDHCVLVSTSTTLDKIETVYSHPQPFQQCSQFLKRYPNWKIEYCESTAAAMEKVAHASSPYVAALGSEAGGALYGLQVLERNLANQTQNITRFVVLARKAINVSDQVPAKTTLLIATGQQAGALVEALLVLRNHNLIMTKLESRPINGNPWEEMFYLDIQANLHDAAMQQALKELVEITRSMKVLGCYPSENVVPVDPA from the coding sequence ATGACTGCGGAAAACCCGTTGCTGGCCCTGCGCGATAAAATCAGCGCGCTGGATGAACAATTACTCGCCCTGCTGGCGCAACGCCGGGCGCTGGCGGTTGAGGTAGGCAAAGCGAAACTCGCCACCCATCGTCCGGTCAGAGATATCGATCGCGAGCGGGATTTACTGGAGCATTTAATTAGCCTTGGCAAAACCCACCATCTCGACGCGCACTACATCACCCGGCTTTTTCAGCTGATCATCGAAGACTCCGTTCTTACCCAGCAGGCGCTTCTCCAGCAGCATCTTAACCAGACCAATCCGCACTCCGCCCGCATCGCGTTTCTCGGCCCGAAAGGCTCTTACTCGCACCTGGCCGCCCGCCAGTACGCAGCACGTCATTTCGATCAATTCATTGAAAGCGGCTGTGCAAAATTTCACGACATTTTTAATCAGGTGGAGACAGGCCAGGCCGATTACGCCGTCGTGCCGATTGAGAACACCAGCTCCGGCGCGATTAACGATGTCTACGATCTGCTGCAACACACCAGCCTGTCGATTGTCGGCGAGCTGACGCTGCCTATCGATCACTGCGTGCTGGTCTCCACCTCCACCACGCTTGATAAAATCGAAACCGTCTACAGCCACCCGCAGCCGTTCCAGCAGTGCAGCCAGTTCCTTAAACGCTACCCGAACTGGAAAATCGAATATTGCGAAAGCACCGCCGCCGCGATGGAAAAAGTGGCGCACGCCAGCTCTCCGTATGTCGCCGCGCTCGGTAGCGAAGCGGGCGGCGCGCTCTACGGTTTGCAGGTGCTGGAGCGCAATCTCGCCAACCAGACGCAGAACATCACCCGCTTTGTGGTGCTGGCCCGCAAGGCAATCAACGTATCCGATCAGGTACCGGCGAAAACCACGCTGTTAATCGCCACCGGCCAGCAGGCTGGCGCGCTGGTAGAGGCGCTTCTGGTGCTGCGTAATCACAATCTGATTATGACGAAGCTCGAATCGCGCCCGATTAACGGCAACCCCTGGGAAGAGATGTTCTATCTGGATATCCAGGCGAATCTCCACGATGCGGCGATGCAGCAGGCGCTGAAAGAGCTTGTGGAGATCACCCGGTCGATGAAAGTGCTGGGCTGTTACCCAAGCGAAAACGTGGTGCCGGTCGACCCGGCATAA
- the yfiH gene encoding purine nucleoside phosphorylase YfiH, translated as MKLITPQWPLPSGVAACSSTRHGGVSLPPYNALNLGAHCGDNPEHVEENRRRFYQAANFPSAPVWLEQVHGKDVLRLDGGPYASKRADASYTRERGTVCAVMTADCLPVLFCEASGTEVAAAHAGWRGLCEGVLEETVACFRAPPATIQVWLGPAIGPQAFEVGPEVRDAFTAKDPAAAAAFRPHGEKYFADIYLLARQRLANIGVTAVYGGERCTHSESHDFFSYRRDRTTGRMASFIWLI; from the coding sequence ATGAAACTGATTACTCCGCAGTGGCCGCTGCCTTCGGGCGTCGCGGCCTGTAGCTCTACCCGCCACGGCGGCGTCAGCCTGCCGCCTTACAACGCCTTAAATCTGGGCGCGCACTGCGGGGATAATCCTGAACATGTCGAAGAGAACCGTCGCCGTTTTTATCAGGCGGCGAATTTCCCTTCTGCACCCGTCTGGCTTGAGCAGGTTCACGGTAAGGATGTCCTTCGTCTCGACGGCGGGCCGTATGCCTCTAAGCGTGCGGATGCGTCTTATACCCGTGAACGGGGAACGGTCTGCGCGGTGATGACCGCCGATTGCCTGCCGGTGCTGTTTTGCGAGGCGTCCGGCACGGAAGTGGCGGCGGCGCACGCGGGCTGGCGTGGGCTGTGCGAAGGCGTGCTCGAAGAGACCGTCGCCTGTTTTCGCGCGCCGCCCGCCACAATCCAGGTCTGGCTTGGCCCGGCGATTGGCCCGCAGGCTTTTGAAGTTGGCCCGGAAGTGCGCGACGCGTTTACCGCTAAAGATCCCGCGGCTGCAGCTGCTTTTCGCCCGCACGGCGAGAAATATTTCGCCGATATCTATCTGCTGGCGCGCCAGCGTCTCGCGAACATCGGCGTGACCGCCGTTTATGGCGGCGAGCGCTGTACGCATAGCGAAAGCCACGATTTTTTCTCGTATCGCCGCGACAGAACGACAGGTCGTATGGCAAGTTTCATTTGGCTGATATAA
- the rluD gene encoding 23S rRNA pseudouridine(1911/1915/1917) synthase RluD, whose protein sequence is MAQRVQLTATVSESQLGQRLDQALAELFPDYSRSRIKEWILDQRVLVNGQMCDTPKEKVLGGERVAINAEIEEEARFEPQDIPLNIVYEDDDIMVINKPRDLVVHPGAGNPDGTVLNALLHYYPPIADVPRAGIVHRLDKDTTGLMVVAKTVPAQTRLVEALQLREITREYEAVAIGHMTAGGTVSEPISRHPTKRTHMSVHPMGKPAVTHYRIMEHFRIHTRLRLRLETGRTHQIRVHMAHITHPLVGDQLYGGRPRPPKGASEAFIQALRKFDRQALHATMLRLYHPISGILMEWHAPIPQDMVDLIDALRADFEAHKDDVDWL, encoded by the coding sequence ATGGCACAACGAGTACAACTCACCGCAACGGTGTCCGAGTCACAACTCGGTCAACGCTTAGATCAGGCTTTGGCCGAATTGTTCCCGGATTATTCACGTTCACGCATAAAAGAATGGATACTTGACCAGCGCGTGCTGGTAAACGGCCAGATGTGCGATACGCCGAAGGAGAAAGTGTTGGGTGGGGAACGTGTCGCCATCAATGCTGAAATCGAAGAAGAAGCGCGCTTTGAGCCGCAGGATATCCCGCTCAATATCGTTTATGAAGATGACGATATTATGGTTATCAACAAACCGCGCGATCTGGTGGTTCATCCGGGCGCCGGCAACCCGGACGGCACGGTGCTTAACGCGCTACTGCACTATTATCCGCCTATCGCAGATGTGCCGCGTGCAGGTATCGTGCATCGTCTGGATAAAGACACGACTGGCCTGATGGTTGTCGCGAAAACCGTTCCGGCGCAGACGCGCCTGGTTGAAGCGCTGCAGCTGCGTGAAATCACCCGCGAATATGAAGCAGTGGCGATTGGACATATGACGGCGGGCGGTACGGTCAGCGAGCCTATCAGCCGCCACCCGACCAAACGCACCCATATGTCGGTGCATCCGATGGGCAAACCGGCGGTGACGCACTACCGCATTATGGAGCATTTTCGGATTCATACCCGCCTGCGTTTGCGTCTGGAAACCGGTCGTACGCACCAGATCCGCGTACATATGGCGCACATCACCCATCCGCTGGTGGGCGATCAGCTGTATGGCGGCCGTCCGCGTCCGCCGAAAGGCGCGAGTGAAGCATTCATTCAGGCGCTGCGTAAGTTCGATCGCCAGGCGTTGCATGCGACTATGCTGCGTCTCTATCACCCCATCAGCGGTATTCTGATGGAGTGGCATGCGCCTATTCCGCAGGATATGGTTGATCTTATCGACGCGCTGCGCGCTGACTTCGAAGCCCATAAAGACGACGTGGACTGGTTATGA